The Aphis gossypii isolate Hap1 chromosome 3, ASM2018417v2, whole genome shotgun sequence genome includes a region encoding these proteins:
- the LOC114127667 gene encoding regulator of G-protein signaling 17-like isoform X4, producing the protein MSVLVPIERGDPVGSQGGSPPCTARHRFTPPGNPSTPTDPLPVPPDVAEPNAAIETQVTTAHKHPCISCWCCCCGCSWSRICKLCFPLKGHPPKTNGNGSSGGIIENPVELRPPLDEIRSWSKSFDRLLKCPAGKKIFRDFLRCEYSEENILFWMAVEELKKESNPDVIEEKARFIYEDYISILSPKEVSLDSRVRDIVNKNINQPSSHMFDEAQLQIYTLMHRDSYPRFINSSQYKKLAKLENGATGNAPNSGQQTPTKRKQSNI; encoded by the exons atGAGTGTGCTTGTGCCGATTGAAAGGGGCGATCCAGTTGGATCACAGGGTGGGTCGCCACCGTGCACGGCCAGGCACAGGTTCACTCCTCCTGGAAATCCCAGTACACCGACGGATCCACTACCTGTGCCTCCAGACGTTGCCGAACCGAACGCGGCCATTGAAACGCAAGTGACAACCGCTCATAAGCATCCATGCATATCTTGTTGGTGTTGTTGTTGCGGATGCTCTTG GAGTAGGATATGCAAGCTATG TTTCCCATTAAAAGGTCATCCCCCCAAAACAAATGGAAACGGGTCTAGTGGCGGCATAATCGAAAATCCTGTTGAGCTAAg gCCTCCGTTGGACGAAATACGAAGCTGGAGTAAATCATTTGACCGACTTCTAAAGTGTCCTg CGGGAAAAAAGATATTTCGGGATTTTTTACGATGCGAATACAGCGAAGAGAACATATTGTTCTGGATGGCAGTTGAagagttaaaaaaagaatCGAATCCTGATGTAATAGAGGAAAAAGCTCGGTTCATTTATGAAGATTACATTTCGATTTTATCTCCTAAAGAG gtgAGTTTAGACTCTCGTGTTCGTGATATCGTCAATAAGAACATCAATCAACCATCATCTCATATGTTCGATGAAGCTCAGCTACAAATTTACACGCTTATGCATAGGGATTCTTATCCAAGATTTATTAACTCGTCGCAGTACAAAAAATTAGCCAAACTCGAAAATGGAGCTACCGGTAATGCTCCAAACAGTGGCCAACAAACCCCAACCAAACGCAAACAGAgcaatatatga
- the LOC114127666 gene encoding protein charlatan has protein sequence MADVQMDIYEDMFKEITKKIYGQDTSSSEDRQFAGQDAYKMVEEGLSMIDNDDAAESFGEQSQPEDDPWVTSNETIAWTSSKIGSYNVDKKLFKCQECDSMGLLSSVAEHWLGTHADVKVFQCPQCPYASAYTKCIRLHLARQHNVVAEQGTHQQAGRKSWKESPVLEEVTSYLGRLKAAADKAIATAAAAAAAAAVAASAAAASAETAAEVADDEMRLNAADTETQTAQKRFNCAHCPYATDRRDLYTRHENIHKEDKPFQCDICQKQFNRADHVKKHYTRMHREHEYCLSRVKRDPFGKSVAAVQQHQQRVTLYSGDPPPLEPDAQIVVSRRIDEQPLQATAPIIAANNSTLPTLVLDDQHQQQQQQQQQQQQQQTVVNIAVVNFNEQTGTHTIQIPIPTNQMKPVMFTQDTILAVDSVVPTSTATMTTKPKGKGSRKNFEKRYCCTFCPWSGVDNWCLKRHLNTHMKPYECVFCEYKAARAERLATHVFKVHSKRMCCRCSYIAQDQDDLYAHQSENNHKSVRSRRTQTSPIPSSPEQSEETADKNDVIVVWPMTGVTDSQSSIQI, from the exons ATGGCAGATGTGCAAATGGATATTTACGAGGACATGTTCAAAGAGattacgaaaaaaatttaCGGACAAGATACATCGTCGTCCGAGGACAGGCAGTTTGCCGGCCAAGACGCGTACAAAATGGTAGAAGAGGGCCTGAGCATGATCGACAACGACGACGCGGCCGAATCGTTTGGCGAACAATCGCAGCCCGAGGACGACCCGTGGGTGACCAGCAACGAGACGATCGCGTGGACCTCGTCGAAAATCGGCAGCTACAACGTGGACAAGAAACTGTTCAAGTGTCAGGAGTGCGATTCGATGGGCCTGCTGTCCAGCGTGGCCGAACACTGGCTGGGCACGCACGCCGACGTCAAGGTGTTCCAATGCCCGCAGTGTCCGTACGCGAGCGCGTACACAAAGTGCATCCGCCTGCACTTGGCCCGGCAGCACAACGTGGTGGCCGAACAAGGGACCCATCAACAGGCCGGCCGGAAATCGTGGAAGGAGAGCCCGGTACTCGAAGAGGTCACCAGCTACCTGGGCCGGTTGAAGGCGGCCGCGGACAAGGCGATAGCCACGGCCGCAGCCGCCGCAGCAGCCGCCGCCGTAGCCGCTTCCGCCGCGGCTGCGTCCGCCGAAACCGCCGCAGAAGTCGCCGACGACGAGATGCGACTGAACGCGGCCGACACGGAAACGCAGACCGCGCAAAAGCGGTTCAACTGCGCCCACTGTCCGTACGCCACCGATCGGCGGGACCTGTACACCAGACACGAGAACATACACAAGGAGGACAAACCGTTCCAGTGCGACATATGTCAGAAGCAGTTCAACCGGGCGGATCACGTCAAGAAACACTACACGCGCATGCACAGGGAACACGAGTACTGCTTGAGCCGGGTGAAACGCGATCCGTTCGGCAAGTCGGTGGCCGCGGTACAGCAGCATCAGCAGAGAGTGACGCTGTACTCGGGCGACCCGCCGCCGCTGGAGCCGGACGCGCAGATCGTAGTGTCCCGGCGGATCGACGAACAACCGCTGCAGGCCACGGCCCCGATCATCGCCGCAAACAATTCCACCCTGCCCACCCTAGTGTTGGACGACCAACatcaacaacaacagcagcagcaacaacaacagcaacagcagcagaCGGTCGTCAACATCGCCGTGGTCAATTTTAACGAACAGACCGGCACTCACACTATACAAATACCAATACCGACTAACCAGATGAAACCG GTGATGTTTACGCAAGATACCATTTTGGCTGTGGACTCAGTGGTGCCGACAAGCACGGCGACGATGACAACGAAACCGAAGGGCAAAGGCAGTCGGAAAAACTTCGAAAAACGGTATTGCTGCACGTTTTGCCCATGGTCGGGAGTCGACAATTGGTGTCTGAAACGGCACCTCAACACCCACATGAAGCCGTATGAATGCGTGTTCTGCGAGTACAAAGCGGCCAGAGCCGAACGGTTGGCTACCCACGTGTTCAAAGTACACAGCAAACGAATGTGCTGTCGATGTTCGTACATTGCTCAGGATCAAGACGACCTGTACGCTCATCAGTCCGAAAACAATCA
- the LOC114127667 gene encoding regulator of G-protein signaling 17-like isoform X2, with amino-acid sequence MSVLVPIERGDPVGSQGGSPPCTARHRFTPPGNPSTPTDPLPVPPDVAEPNAAIETQVTTAHKHPCISCWCCCCGCSCVYLHAYRSRICKLCFPLKGHPPKTNGNGSSGGIIENPVELRPPLDEIRSWSKSFDRLLKCPAGKKIFRDFLRCEYSEENILFWMAVEELKKESNPDVIEEKARFIYEDYISILSPKEVSLDSRVRDIVNKNINQPSSHMFDEAQLQIYTLMHRDSYPRFINSSQYKKLAKLENGATGNAPNSGQQTPTKRKQSNI; translated from the exons atGAGTGTGCTTGTGCCGATTGAAAGGGGCGATCCAGTTGGATCACAGGGTGGGTCGCCACCGTGCACGGCCAGGCACAGGTTCACTCCTCCTGGAAATCCCAGTACACCGACGGATCCACTACCTGTGCCTCCAGACGTTGCCGAACCGAACGCGGCCATTGAAACGCAAGTGACAACCGCTCATAAGCATCCATGCATATCTTGTTGGTGTTGTTGTTGCGGATGCTCTTG TGTTTATTTGCATGCGTACAGGAGTAGGATATGCAAGCTATG TTTCCCATTAAAAGGTCATCCCCCCAAAACAAATGGAAACGGGTCTAGTGGCGGCATAATCGAAAATCCTGTTGAGCTAAg gCCTCCGTTGGACGAAATACGAAGCTGGAGTAAATCATTTGACCGACTTCTAAAGTGTCCTg CGGGAAAAAAGATATTTCGGGATTTTTTACGATGCGAATACAGCGAAGAGAACATATTGTTCTGGATGGCAGTTGAagagttaaaaaaagaatCGAATCCTGATGTAATAGAGGAAAAAGCTCGGTTCATTTATGAAGATTACATTTCGATTTTATCTCCTAAAGAG gtgAGTTTAGACTCTCGTGTTCGTGATATCGTCAATAAGAACATCAATCAACCATCATCTCATATGTTCGATGAAGCTCAGCTACAAATTTACACGCTTATGCATAGGGATTCTTATCCAAGATTTATTAACTCGTCGCAGTACAAAAAATTAGCCAAACTCGAAAATGGAGCTACCGGTAATGCTCCAAACAGTGGCCAACAAACCCCAACCAAACGCAAACAGAgcaatatatga
- the LOC114127667 gene encoding regulator of G-protein signaling 17-like isoform X1 — translation MSVLVPIERGDPVGSQGGSPPCTARHRFTPPGNPSTPTDPLPVPPDVAEPNAAIETQVTTAHKHPCISCWCCCCGCSCVYLHAYRSRICKLWDRFCFPLKGHPPKTNGNGSSGGIIENPVELRPPLDEIRSWSKSFDRLLKCPAGKKIFRDFLRCEYSEENILFWMAVEELKKESNPDVIEEKARFIYEDYISILSPKEVSLDSRVRDIVNKNINQPSSHMFDEAQLQIYTLMHRDSYPRFINSSQYKKLAKLENGATGNAPNSGQQTPTKRKQSNI, via the exons atGAGTGTGCTTGTGCCGATTGAAAGGGGCGATCCAGTTGGATCACAGGGTGGGTCGCCACCGTGCACGGCCAGGCACAGGTTCACTCCTCCTGGAAATCCCAGTACACCGACGGATCCACTACCTGTGCCTCCAGACGTTGCCGAACCGAACGCGGCCATTGAAACGCAAGTGACAACCGCTCATAAGCATCCATGCATATCTTGTTGGTGTTGTTGTTGCGGATGCTCTTG TGTTTATTTGCATGCGTACAGGAGTAGGATATGCAAGCTATG GGATCGTTTTTG TTTCCCATTAAAAGGTCATCCCCCCAAAACAAATGGAAACGGGTCTAGTGGCGGCATAATCGAAAATCCTGTTGAGCTAAg gCCTCCGTTGGACGAAATACGAAGCTGGAGTAAATCATTTGACCGACTTCTAAAGTGTCCTg CGGGAAAAAAGATATTTCGGGATTTTTTACGATGCGAATACAGCGAAGAGAACATATTGTTCTGGATGGCAGTTGAagagttaaaaaaagaatCGAATCCTGATGTAATAGAGGAAAAAGCTCGGTTCATTTATGAAGATTACATTTCGATTTTATCTCCTAAAGAG gtgAGTTTAGACTCTCGTGTTCGTGATATCGTCAATAAGAACATCAATCAACCATCATCTCATATGTTCGATGAAGCTCAGCTACAAATTTACACGCTTATGCATAGGGATTCTTATCCAAGATTTATTAACTCGTCGCAGTACAAAAAATTAGCCAAACTCGAAAATGGAGCTACCGGTAATGCTCCAAACAGTGGCCAACAAACCCCAACCAAACGCAAACAGAgcaatatatga
- the LOC114127667 gene encoding regulator of G-protein signaling 17-like isoform X3, whose translation MSVLVPIERGDPVGSQGGSPPCTARHRFTPPGNPSTPTDPLPVPPDVAEPNAAIETQVTTAHKHPCISCWCCCCGCSWSRICKLWDRFCFPLKGHPPKTNGNGSSGGIIENPVELRPPLDEIRSWSKSFDRLLKCPAGKKIFRDFLRCEYSEENILFWMAVEELKKESNPDVIEEKARFIYEDYISILSPKEVSLDSRVRDIVNKNINQPSSHMFDEAQLQIYTLMHRDSYPRFINSSQYKKLAKLENGATGNAPNSGQQTPTKRKQSNI comes from the exons atGAGTGTGCTTGTGCCGATTGAAAGGGGCGATCCAGTTGGATCACAGGGTGGGTCGCCACCGTGCACGGCCAGGCACAGGTTCACTCCTCCTGGAAATCCCAGTACACCGACGGATCCACTACCTGTGCCTCCAGACGTTGCCGAACCGAACGCGGCCATTGAAACGCAAGTGACAACCGCTCATAAGCATCCATGCATATCTTGTTGGTGTTGTTGTTGCGGATGCTCTTG GAGTAGGATATGCAAGCTATG GGATCGTTTTTG TTTCCCATTAAAAGGTCATCCCCCCAAAACAAATGGAAACGGGTCTAGTGGCGGCATAATCGAAAATCCTGTTGAGCTAAg gCCTCCGTTGGACGAAATACGAAGCTGGAGTAAATCATTTGACCGACTTCTAAAGTGTCCTg CGGGAAAAAAGATATTTCGGGATTTTTTACGATGCGAATACAGCGAAGAGAACATATTGTTCTGGATGGCAGTTGAagagttaaaaaaagaatCGAATCCTGATGTAATAGAGGAAAAAGCTCGGTTCATTTATGAAGATTACATTTCGATTTTATCTCCTAAAGAG gtgAGTTTAGACTCTCGTGTTCGTGATATCGTCAATAAGAACATCAATCAACCATCATCTCATATGTTCGATGAAGCTCAGCTACAAATTTACACGCTTATGCATAGGGATTCTTATCCAAGATTTATTAACTCGTCGCAGTACAAAAAATTAGCCAAACTCGAAAATGGAGCTACCGGTAATGCTCCAAACAGTGGCCAACAAACCCCAACCAAACGCAAACAGAgcaatatatga
- the LOC114127718 gene encoding ejaculatory bulb-specific protein 3 — protein sequence MDSRIAVVCVVLAAFAVDQTVGAPQKDAVAASGPAYTTKYDHIDVDQVLASKRLVNSYVQCLLDKKPCTPEGAELRKILPDALKTQCAKCNATQKNAALKVVDRLQKDYDAEWKQLLDKWDPKREHFQKFQQFLAEEKKKGFTKF from the exons ATGGATTCCAGAATTGCAGTAGTCTGTGTTGTTTTGGCTGCGTTCGCAGTGGACCAAACGGTCGGAGCGCCACAAAAAGATGCCGTAGCCGCAAGCGGTCCCGCTTACACTACCAAATACGACCACATTGATGTTGATCAAGTTCTGGCTTCCAAAAGATTAGTAAATAGCTACGTTCAATGTCTGTTGGACAAAAAACCATGCACTCCCGAAGGAGCTGAATTGAGAa AAATTTTACCCGATGCCTTAAAAACACAATGTGCGAAATGCAATGCCACCCAAAAGAATGCTGCTCTTAAAGTTGTTGACAGACTACAGAAAGATTATGATGCAGAGTGGAAACAGCTTCTTGACAAATGGGACCCAAAACGTGAACATTTCCAAAAATTCCAACAATTTTTAGCGGAAGAAAAGAAAAAgggttttactaaattttaa
- the LOC114127667 gene encoding regulator of G-protein signaling 17-like isoform X5, protein MSVLVPIERGDPVGSQGGSPPCTARHRFTPPGNPSTPTDPLPVPPDVAEPNAAIETQVTTAHKHPCISCWCCCCGCSCFPLKGHPPKTNGNGSSGGIIENPVELRPPLDEIRSWSKSFDRLLKCPAGKKIFRDFLRCEYSEENILFWMAVEELKKESNPDVIEEKARFIYEDYISILSPKEVSLDSRVRDIVNKNINQPSSHMFDEAQLQIYTLMHRDSYPRFINSSQYKKLAKLENGATGNAPNSGQQTPTKRKQSNI, encoded by the exons atGAGTGTGCTTGTGCCGATTGAAAGGGGCGATCCAGTTGGATCACAGGGTGGGTCGCCACCGTGCACGGCCAGGCACAGGTTCACTCCTCCTGGAAATCCCAGTACACCGACGGATCCACTACCTGTGCCTCCAGACGTTGCCGAACCGAACGCGGCCATTGAAACGCAAGTGACAACCGCTCATAAGCATCCATGCATATCTTGTTGGTGTTGTTGTTGCGGATGCTCTTG TTTCCCATTAAAAGGTCATCCCCCCAAAACAAATGGAAACGGGTCTAGTGGCGGCATAATCGAAAATCCTGTTGAGCTAAg gCCTCCGTTGGACGAAATACGAAGCTGGAGTAAATCATTTGACCGACTTCTAAAGTGTCCTg CGGGAAAAAAGATATTTCGGGATTTTTTACGATGCGAATACAGCGAAGAGAACATATTGTTCTGGATGGCAGTTGAagagttaaaaaaagaatCGAATCCTGATGTAATAGAGGAAAAAGCTCGGTTCATTTATGAAGATTACATTTCGATTTTATCTCCTAAAGAG gtgAGTTTAGACTCTCGTGTTCGTGATATCGTCAATAAGAACATCAATCAACCATCATCTCATATGTTCGATGAAGCTCAGCTACAAATTTACACGCTTATGCATAGGGATTCTTATCCAAGATTTATTAACTCGTCGCAGTACAAAAAATTAGCCAAACTCGAAAATGGAGCTACCGGTAATGCTCCAAACAGTGGCCAACAAACCCCAACCAAACGCAAACAGAgcaatatatga